In the Caballeronia sp. LZ062 genome, one interval contains:
- a CDS encoding GNAT family acetyltransferase, which translates to MIIRTFDASDRDAVIALWRDVFPEYADASRPQRDPALSIANKLRTQPELFFVGALDGDVVGTVMCGYDGHRGWIYSLAVSPAVRGRGYGRALMLHAEAALVRAGCPKVNLQILSARRDLVPFYERLGYRVDEVVSLGKRL; encoded by the coding sequence GTGATCATCCGCACGTTCGATGCCAGTGATCGCGATGCCGTGATCGCTCTGTGGCGCGATGTGTTTCCGGAGTACGCGGATGCATCGCGGCCGCAGCGCGATCCGGCGTTGTCGATTGCTAATAAACTGCGCACGCAGCCGGAGTTGTTCTTTGTCGGAGCGCTCGACGGGGATGTCGTCGGGACCGTGATGTGCGGGTACGACGGGCATCGTGGGTGGATTTATTCACTCGCCGTTTCGCCTGCCGTGCGGGGACGCGGGTATGGACGCGCCTTGATGCTTCATGCGGAAGCGGCGCTTGTTCGTGCTGGATGCCCTAAGGTTAATTTGCAGATTCTTTCTGCTCGGCGGGATCTGGTTCCGTTCTATGAACGGCTTGGGTATCGGGTGGATGAGGTTGTTAGTCTTGGGAAGCGGCTTTAG
- a CDS encoding ABC transporter ATP-binding protein, translated as MLKVKGLQVNYGGIQAVKGVDLEVGQGELVTLIGANGAGKTTTMKAITGLKPYSGGDIEYMGQSIKGVPTHELLKRGLAMVPEGRGIFARMSILENMQMGAYLRNDSDGIQKDTERMFGFFPRLKERASQYAGTLSGGEQQMLAMARALLSRPKLLLLDEPSMGLSPIMVEKIFEVVREISSEGLTVLLVEQNARLALQAANRGYVMDSGTVTMSGDAKVMLDDPKVRAAYLGE; from the coding sequence ATGTTGAAGGTCAAGGGTCTGCAGGTGAACTACGGCGGCATCCAGGCGGTGAAGGGTGTCGATCTGGAAGTGGGGCAGGGCGAACTGGTCACGCTGATCGGCGCGAACGGCGCGGGCAAGACCACGACGATGAAGGCCATCACGGGCCTCAAGCCGTACTCGGGCGGGGATATCGAGTACATGGGTCAGTCGATCAAGGGCGTGCCCACGCACGAGCTTCTGAAGCGCGGCCTCGCGATGGTGCCGGAAGGTCGCGGTATTTTCGCGCGCATGTCGATTCTCGAGAATATGCAGATGGGAGCGTATCTGCGCAACGACTCGGATGGCATTCAGAAGGACACCGAACGGATGTTCGGCTTCTTTCCGCGTTTGAAGGAGCGGGCGTCGCAGTATGCGGGCACGCTCTCCGGCGGCGAACAGCAGATGCTGGCGATGGCGCGGGCTTTGTTGTCGCGGCCCAAATTGCTGTTGCTCGATGAGCCTTCGATGGGACTTTCTCCCATTATGGTCGAGAAGATCTTCGAAGTCGTTCGCGAGATTTCTTCCGAAGGGCTGACCGTATTGCTCGTTGAGCAGAATGCGCGGCTGGCGCTTCAGGCCGCTAATCGCGGGTATGTGATGGATTCGGGGACTGTCACGATGTCCGGCGATGCCAAGGTCATGCTCGATGATCCTAAGGTTCGGGCTGCTTATTTGGGCGAGTGA